In one Tachysurus fulvidraco isolate hzauxx_2018 chromosome 16, HZAU_PFXX_2.0, whole genome shotgun sequence genomic region, the following are encoded:
- the blk gene encoding tyrosine-protein kinase Blk, translating to MGCICSGENKHKDRQHVNHNSATNNSHKRAHAQRGANNDEDIVIAQHDFNPTNESDLPFTKGEKLKIIHENGDWWLAKSLDSGNEGYIPCTYVARAQTLEVENWFFKNLSRRETERLLLAPGNRVGSFLVRESETTPGAFSLSVRDLAPEHGDVVKHYKIRTLDKGGYYISPSLTFSSLQELIQYYSRSADGLCQRLGSPCRSSDPQSPWAQDEWEIPRETLKMVNKLGAGQFGEVWMGYYKNNKKVAIKTLKTGSMEPEAFLQEANLMKKLQHERLVKLYAVVTKEPILIVTEYMANGSLLDFLKTEDGRKLKLPKLIDMAAQISEGMAYIERKNYIHRDLRAANILVSETLHCKIADFGLARIIDSEYTAQEGAKFPIKWTAPEAINFGTFSIKSDVWSFGILMTEIVTYGRVPYPGMTNPEVIRNLDKMYRMPCPDDCPEELYDIMLACWREKSEDRPTFEYLQDTLNDYYIATEGQYEMQP from the exons aTGGGTTGCATTTGCAGTGGTGAGAATAAACATAAAGACAGACAGCACGTAAATCACAATTCAGCCACCAATAACTCACAT AAAAGAGCACATGCACAGAGGGGGGCAAACAACG ATGAAGATATAGTCATTGCCCAACATGATTTCAACCCAACCAACGAGAGCGACCTTCCATTTACGAAAGGAGAGAAACTCAAGATCATACATGA GAATGGGGACTGGTGGTTGGCTAAATCTTtggatagtggaaatgaaggatACATCCCATGCACCTATGTTGCCCGAGCCCAGACTCTGGAAGTTGAAAA TtggttttttaaaaatttgagTCGTCGAGAGACAGAGCGTCTTCTGCTAGCTCCGGGGAACAGGGTCGGATCATTTCTtgtcagagagagcgagacaacTCCAG GTGCTTTCTCCCTGTCTGTAAGAGATCTGGCACCAGAGCACGGCGATGTGGTCAAGCACTATAAGATCCGGACGCTTGATAAAGGGGGATACTACATCTCCCCCTCCCTGACCTTCTCATCTCTGCAGGAACTGATACAGTACTACTCCA GATCAGCAGATGGTTTGTGTCAGAGACTGGGAAGCCCCTGTAGATCTTCTGATCCTCAGAGTCCCTGGGCTCAGGATGAGTGGGAGATCCCAAGGGAAACATTAAAGATGGTGAATAAGTTGGGTGCTGGCCAATTTGGAGAAGTCTGGATGG GttactacaaaaacaacaagaaggTGGCCATTAAGACTCTAAAAACGGGCAGCATGGAGCCAGAGGCCTTCCTGCAGGAGGCTAATCTCATGAAGAAGCTGCAGCATGAGCGACTCGTTAAACTGTACGCTGTAGTCACAAAGGAGCCCATCCTCATAGTCACAGAGTACATGGCAAATG GGAGCTTGTTAGACTTTCTGAAAACTGAGGATGGCCGAAAACTAAAACTGCCCAAGTTGATAGATATGGCAGCTCAG attTCAGAGGGTATGGCCtatatagaaagaaaaaactacATTCACAGAGACCTTCGAGCTGCCAATATATTGGTCTCAGAAACCCTGCACTGTAAAATAGCTGACTTTGGCCTGGCACGGATTATAGATTCTGAGTACACGGCACAGGAAG GGGCAAAGTTTCCCATTAAGTGGACAGCTCCAGAAGCGATCAATTTTGGAACATTCAGCATCAAATCAGATGTCTGGTCCTTTGGCATTCTCATGACCGAGATAGTAACCTATGGACGAGTGCCTTATCCAG GAATGACGAATCCAGAGGTGATTCGTAACCTGGACAAGATGTACAGAATGCCATGTCCAGATGACTGTCCTGAAGAACTCTACGACATAATGTTGGCATGTTGGAGAGAAAAATCAGAGGACAGACCCACATTTGAGTACCTGCAAGACACACTCAATGACTACTACATTGCCACCGAGGGCCAGTATGAGATGCAGCCTTAG